In Mycobacterium sp. JS623, one genomic interval encodes:
- a CDS encoding putative colanic acid biosynthesis acetyltransferase produces MIIPPQPGESVSPGSRFALRNFSGAGYDKGRPAVIQVLWMMASHWLTMHWWCPNSLRIIVLRFFGAKIGKGVLIRYNVKIHWPWKLQIGDHSWLGEECWILNLENVTIGSNTCISQQALICTGSHDRQSASFEFDNAPIEIGDSVWIATRATVLRGVSVADGATIGACALVTKDVPAGATLYQPRVQGDG; encoded by the coding sequence GTGATAATTCCTCCCCAGCCCGGCGAATCAGTGTCACCCGGTTCCCGATTCGCGTTACGCAATTTCAGCGGCGCCGGCTACGACAAGGGTCGGCCCGCCGTCATCCAGGTGTTGTGGATGATGGCATCTCATTGGTTGACGATGCATTGGTGGTGCCCGAACTCTTTACGCATCATCGTATTGAGGTTCTTTGGCGCAAAGATCGGCAAGGGCGTTCTGATCCGCTATAACGTGAAGATCCACTGGCCGTGGAAATTGCAGATCGGCGACCACAGCTGGTTGGGCGAGGAGTGCTGGATCCTGAACTTGGAGAACGTCACCATCGGCTCGAACACGTGCATTTCTCAGCAGGCGCTGATTTGCACCGGTAGCCATGACCGGCAAAGTGCGTCCTTCGAGTTCGACAATGCGCCGATCGAGATCGGCGATTCGGTGTGGATCGCAACTCGCGCGACTGTTCTGCGAGGTGTCAGCGTCGCGGACGGTGCGACGATCGGGGCTTGCGCCCTCGTCACCAAGGATGTGCCGGCCGGTGCGACCCTTTACCAGCCGCGGGTCCAAGGCGACGGCTAG
- a CDS encoding YveK family protein, producing MDFIRRYLVLLILATVVGLGIAALYSWSRPEAYRATTRLFFTTNAADLNDVYQGTLAGQQRVKTYEVLASDPKVLREAITRSGQSVSVSTLSKNLHVDVPPGTIIMDIGVDNADPGTAAALANGVSDQLIALVGELERPLGGGPPPVVLSVVERATPDAKASSKLNVVYLGIGAAAGLAAGFVIAFVISAVRSGRERQGKPTPPKPPTSAQGMDDDAVTKVNVASGHG from the coding sequence ATGGATTTTATTCGGCGTTACTTGGTGCTGTTGATTCTGGCTACCGTCGTCGGCTTGGGGATCGCCGCGCTCTACAGCTGGAGTCGTCCCGAGGCGTATCGAGCGACGACGCGATTGTTCTTCACCACTAACGCTGCCGACCTGAATGATGTCTATCAAGGCACTTTGGCCGGTCAACAACGCGTCAAGACCTATGAGGTGTTGGCGTCGGATCCAAAGGTTCTGCGTGAGGCCATCACCCGCTCGGGTCAATCGGTCAGCGTCAGCACGCTTTCCAAGAATCTGCATGTCGACGTCCCCCCCGGGACAATCATCATGGACATCGGCGTCGACAACGCGGACCCCGGTACCGCAGCGGCGTTGGCCAACGGTGTCTCGGACCAGCTGATCGCGCTCGTGGGCGAATTGGAACGGCCGCTTGGCGGTGGACCGCCGCCGGTGGTTCTCTCTGTGGTCGAGCGAGCCACCCCGGATGCGAAGGCGTCGTCGAAGCTGAACGTGGTCTACCTCGGCATCGGGGCAGCCGCCGGCTTGGCCGCTGGCTTCGTGATCGCGTTCGTGATCAGCGCTGTTCGCAGCGGCCGTGAGCGCCAAGGAAAGCCGACTCCGCCGAAACCCCCAACCTCGGCGCAGGGGATGGACGACGACGCCGTAACTAAGGTGAACGTGGCCAGCGGCCACGGCTGA
- a CDS encoding cellulase family glycosylhydrolase, producing the protein MAAMPVSASAPRTPTADAATTAPFGVASLATMIGGPPANYRDDAAAIRNLGASWVRVVVQWHKLEWNRGSYDWAAVDNAIQAASAHSLNILVLITGPAPLWAQAPGTEITANGNPPADPATFGNITRLIAERYKKSVRTWEIWNEPNVPEYFVPVNVPRYAALLRAAYSSIHAVQPDANVMSGGLSSNWHGVNPADFVRQLYDAGAGDSFDSVGVHPYTFPYPITEDPAGRGASIMNIYNVMSTHGQSNKKIWLTEYGQATGTNPAAVSEQRQAAILVDFLDRASAISFLGPSFLFTTKDLSSDKANLDFNFGLYRMDYSPKPVVSAIQALNR; encoded by the coding sequence ATGGCGGCGATGCCGGTTTCCGCCTCGGCGCCGCGTACTCCGACAGCTGACGCGGCCACCACCGCACCGTTCGGGGTGGCCAGTTTGGCCACCATGATCGGCGGCCCGCCTGCCAATTACCGAGACGACGCGGCAGCCATCCGCAACCTCGGAGCCAGCTGGGTCCGAGTCGTAGTTCAGTGGCACAAGCTCGAGTGGAACCGCGGAAGTTATGACTGGGCCGCGGTCGACAATGCGATACAGGCGGCGTCGGCACACAGCCTCAACATTCTTGTGCTGATCACTGGGCCGGCGCCGCTTTGGGCCCAGGCTCCTGGGACCGAGATCACCGCGAACGGCAACCCGCCTGCAGACCCGGCAACCTTCGGAAACATCACCCGACTAATTGCCGAGCGCTACAAGAAATCGGTCCGTACCTGGGAAATATGGAACGAGCCCAACGTCCCGGAGTACTTCGTGCCGGTGAACGTGCCGCGCTACGCCGCCCTCCTTCGGGCGGCCTACTCGAGCATCCATGCCGTCCAACCGGACGCGAATGTGATGTCGGGCGGATTGTCGTCCAACTGGCATGGCGTTAACCCCGCCGATTTCGTTCGCCAACTTTACGACGCAGGTGCAGGCGACAGCTTCGACTCCGTCGGTGTGCACCCATACACGTTCCCTTACCCGATCACCGAGGACCCGGCCGGCCGCGGCGCATCGATAATGAATATTTACAATGTGATGTCGACGCATGGTCAATCCAATAAGAAGATTTGGCTCACTGAATACGGTCAAGCAACGGGCACCAACCCCGCGGCGGTGTCCGAACAGCGCCAGGCGGCAATCCTGGTCGATTTCCTGGATCGCGCCAGTGCCATTTCATTCTTGGGACCATCATTTCTGTTCACCACCAAGGATTTGAGTTCGGATAAAGCGAATCTCGACTTCAACTTCGGGCTCTACAGAATGGACTACAGCCCGAAACCGGTCGTCTCCGCGATCCAAGCGCTGAACAGATAG
- a CDS encoding SGNH/GDSL hydrolase family protein has translation MTGIRNVTGPILQAILLLILVGVAGCATEAPDPLDSAGQANDTATPRVESTALQAVIISDGLTAQSPYGGIGVKNWTGQLRRSLGQAGIDMYVRSSEGPAAYTDLGPPFTTFSREVTRRVNPDTDLVVLFGGAHDITAVESLGAEVTATVGTIREIAPAAKIIMVGPIWVRPEPPSVPMLALDDALAAAAADNGVEFISPIKEDWFTNHPEYMAPDGNHVTNAGHQAIAARLADRLADAARALATPTP, from the coding sequence ATGACAGGAATTCGGAATGTCACAGGTCCGATCCTGCAAGCGATTTTGCTCCTGATTCTGGTAGGGGTAGCCGGCTGCGCGACCGAAGCGCCGGATCCGCTCGATTCCGCGGGGCAGGCAAACGACACTGCGACACCGAGAGTCGAGTCGACCGCTCTGCAGGCCGTCATCATCAGCGATGGCCTGACCGCGCAGTCACCGTATGGCGGCATCGGCGTCAAAAACTGGACGGGACAACTGCGCCGGTCGCTTGGGCAGGCCGGGATCGACATGTACGTGCGCTCCTCGGAGGGGCCGGCGGCATACACCGACCTCGGGCCGCCTTTCACAACTTTCAGTCGCGAAGTCACGCGGAGGGTGAACCCGGACACCGATTTGGTCGTTTTGTTCGGCGGTGCTCATGACATCACCGCCGTCGAGTCGTTGGGCGCAGAAGTGACAGCCACCGTCGGCACAATCAGAGAGATAGCGCCCGCAGCGAAAATCATTATGGTCGGCCCGATCTGGGTGAGGCCCGAGCCGCCTTCGGTGCCGATGCTGGCGTTGGACGACGCGCTAGCTGCGGCGGCGGCCGATAACGGCGTCGAGTTCATCAGCCCGATCAAGGAAGACTGGTTCACCAATCACCCTGAATACATGGCACCGGACGGCAACCATGTGACCAACGCAGGACATCAGGCGATTGCCGCGCGACTGGCCGACCGGCTGGCCGATGCGGCGCGGGCCCTGGCAACTCCGACGCCGTGA
- a CDS encoding class I SAM-dependent methyltransferase: MAVSYEKQTVANPNPIARFAHRERMKKSVGFVKPYLTGSATLSDYGCGPGLFLHNLAAEIKASQPDVKLLGYDPYMPAQYDDFEVVADSASIGDSSVSILTAFEVCEHLTAPETEEFIEFATRVLRPDGKLLISVPIEMGPILLLKEGSRAILHRRKPATPLAELLRAAFLGRPATRATDIKSSHRGYDWRVTAKRFSDSFRTERVEFSPLPIKKWFLQSQVFMLFGTPSTDNLPRSTADDEA, from the coding sequence GTGGCTGTTTCCTACGAGAAGCAAACCGTAGCAAATCCCAATCCGATTGCGCGGTTCGCCCATCGCGAGCGGATGAAGAAGTCCGTAGGTTTTGTGAAGCCATATTTAACCGGCTCGGCGACTCTCTCGGATTATGGGTGCGGACCCGGCCTGTTCCTCCACAATCTCGCCGCTGAGATCAAGGCTTCTCAGCCCGACGTCAAATTGTTGGGCTATGACCCGTATATGCCGGCACAATACGACGACTTCGAGGTCGTCGCCGATTCCGCGTCCATCGGCGACAGCTCAGTCAGTATTCTCACCGCGTTCGAGGTGTGCGAGCATTTGACGGCGCCTGAAACTGAGGAGTTCATCGAATTCGCTACCCGAGTATTGCGGCCGGACGGCAAACTCTTGATATCGGTGCCCATTGAGATGGGACCGATACTCCTACTGAAGGAGGGAAGCCGCGCCATTCTGCACCGCCGGAAGCCGGCGACCCCGCTCGCGGAGCTTTTGCGCGCGGCGTTTCTGGGCCGGCCGGCCACCAGAGCTACGGACATCAAATCCTCCCACCGCGGCTACGATTGGCGTGTCACGGCAAAGAGATTCTCGGACAGCTTTCGGACCGAGCGTGTCGAGTTCTCGCCATTACCGATTAAGAAATGGTTCCTCCAGAGCCAGGTGTTCATGCTATTCGGCACGCCGTCGACTGACAATCTTCCACGCTCCACCGCTGACGACGAGGCCTAG